In one window of Pseudooceanicola aestuarii DNA:
- the cobN gene encoding cobaltochelatase subunit CobN — protein MHLLAATPGRIDDGTEAVDLTQTPADLVVISAADTELAALSAARAEMDAPPGLRLAQLTNLTHPMSVDLHLDQCATRSRLVVARVLGGMGYWRYGMEQYAARLHAAGVPFAALPGDDKPDPELRALSTVGDADYHALWSFLTEGGPANATGFLTHARAMLDGGARPAPARPLLRAGLYWPGLDQPDLAQLRATWTPGAPCVPLVFYRALVQGAGLNPINRLVKALLRAGLNPLPVFVASLKDPVSAATLEALFHEVAPQVILNCTAFATGSPDGADNGANPLAAPAANAAPVYQVVLAASSEEVWEEGLSGLSARDIAMNVALPEVDGRILSRAVSFKDQAYFDDATECPIATYRARGDRIDFVARLAANHAALRATPAPQRKVALILANYPNKDGRLANGVGLDTPAATVHALSLLAAEGYAITDAPVDADALMRAVLAGPTNWLTDRAQRDGGVFLPLSDYRAAFDALPWDVKQRITDRWGAPEDDPFFVSGSDTSEAPAVGGFKLSILTHGNVVIGVQPARGYNIDPTDSYHSPDLVPPHGYLAFYIWLRQVFGAQALVHMGKHGNLEWLPGKAIALSDTCLPEAVMGPLPHVYPFIVNDPGEGTQAKRRAQAVIVDHLTPPLTRAESYGPLRDLEALVDEYYEAAGVDPRRITHLRREILTLTAATGIDADAGFTGEEESDLARLDAWLCDLKEAQIRDGLHVFGQSPEGRLFRDLVQALVRIPRGDGTGGDAALPRALAADLRLEFDPLDCDLAAPWTGPRPDLLAGLTSDKWRSAGDTVERLELLSARLLAPLMPATPPVTETEPETDTGELTPPGPASAAVLDAVARHVAPTLAACGPAEGAGLLTALSGRHLAPAPSGAPTRGRLDVLPTGRNFFSVDSRAVPTPTAWALGWKSANMLIERHLQDHGDWPRTMLLTAWGTANMRTGGDDIAQAMALMGVKPQWDSANRRVTGFEILPQIVLDRPRVDVTLRISGFFRDAFPQLIALFDSAARAVQLLDEPEEVNPAAARHRAGEGPARIYGAKPGAYGAGLQAMIDERLWHDRADLAEAYLHWGSYSYGAQDAGTADRAGLESRLSQADAIVQNQDNREHDLLDSDDYYQFEGGAAATIATLTGADVPIYHNDHSRPERPRIQTLDQEISRVMRSRVVNPKWIAGMMRHGYKGAFEMAATVDYLFAFAATTRAVKSHHFDLVTEAFLEDAQTRDFIATHNPAALREIADRLQEAIDRDMWTPRRNSVPALLDSLRGAPQISPEGGSR, from the coding sequence ATGCATCTGCTGGCCGCCACCCCCGGACGGATCGACGACGGCACAGAGGCCGTGGATCTGACCCAGACCCCCGCCGACCTGGTGGTGATCTCGGCCGCCGATACCGAACTGGCCGCCCTGTCCGCCGCGCGGGCGGAGATGGATGCGCCGCCGGGGCTGCGGCTGGCGCAGCTGACGAACCTGACACATCCGATGTCCGTGGACCTGCACCTGGACCAATGCGCCACCCGGTCGCGGCTGGTGGTGGCGCGGGTGCTGGGGGGCATGGGCTATTGGCGCTACGGGATGGAACAATATGCCGCCCGCCTCCATGCCGCCGGCGTGCCCTTTGCCGCGCTGCCCGGCGATGACAAGCCCGACCCGGAACTGCGGGCGCTGTCGACCGTGGGGGATGCGGATTACCATGCGCTCTGGTCCTTTCTGACGGAGGGCGGGCCGGCAAATGCCACCGGGTTCCTGACCCATGCCCGCGCCATGCTGGACGGCGGCGCGCGGCCCGCGCCGGCGCGCCCGCTGCTGCGCGCGGGGCTCTATTGGCCGGGGCTGGACCAGCCCGACCTGGCGCAGCTGCGCGCCACCTGGACGCCGGGCGCGCCCTGCGTGCCGCTGGTCTTCTACCGGGCGCTGGTGCAGGGGGCGGGGCTGAACCCGATCAACCGGCTGGTCAAGGCGCTGCTGCGCGCCGGGCTGAACCCCCTGCCCGTCTTCGTCGCCTCGCTGAAGGATCCGGTCTCCGCCGCCACTCTGGAGGCGCTGTTCCACGAGGTCGCCCCGCAGGTCATCCTGAACTGCACCGCCTTTGCCACCGGATCGCCCGACGGGGCCGATAATGGCGCCAACCCGCTGGCCGCCCCCGCCGCCAATGCCGCGCCGGTGTATCAGGTGGTGCTGGCCGCCTCCTCCGAGGAGGTCTGGGAGGAGGGGCTTTCAGGGCTGTCCGCCCGCGACATCGCCATGAATGTCGCCCTGCCGGAAGTCGATGGCCGCATCCTGTCCCGTGCCGTCAGCTTCAAGGATCAGGCCTATTTCGACGACGCCACCGAATGCCCCATCGCCACCTATCGCGCGCGGGGCGACAGGATCGATTTCGTCGCCCGGCTGGCGGCCAACCACGCCGCGCTGCGCGCCACCCCCGCGCCGCAGCGCAAGGTGGCCTTGATCCTGGCGAATTACCCGAACAAGGACGGACGGCTGGCCAACGGCGTCGGCCTCGACACGCCGGCGGCGACGGTGCATGCGCTCTCCCTGCTGGCGGCGGAGGGCTACGCCATCACCGACGCCCCCGTCGATGCCGATGCGTTGATGCGCGCGGTGCTGGCCGGACCGACCAACTGGCTGACCGACCGGGCGCAGCGGGACGGCGGGGTCTTCCTGCCGCTGTCCGACTATCGCGCGGCCTTCGACGCCCTGCCCTGGGACGTGAAGCAACGGATCACCGACCGCTGGGGCGCGCCCGAGGACGATCCCTTTTTCGTGTCGGGTTCGGACACGTCGGAGGCCCCCGCCGTCGGCGGGTTCAAACTGTCGATCCTGACCCATGGCAATGTCGTCATCGGCGTGCAGCCCGCACGGGGCTACAACATCGACCCGACCGACAGCTACCATTCCCCCGATCTGGTGCCGCCGCATGGCTACCTGGCCTTCTACATCTGGCTGCGGCAGGTCTTCGGCGCGCAGGCGCTGGTGCATATGGGCAAGCATGGCAATCTGGAATGGCTCCCGGGCAAGGCCATCGCCCTGTCGGACACCTGCCTCCCCGAGGCGGTGATGGGCCCGCTGCCCCATGTCTATCCCTTCATCGTCAACGATCCGGGCGAGGGCACACAGGCCAAGCGCCGCGCCCAGGCGGTGATCGTCGATCACCTGACCCCGCCCCTGACCCGCGCCGAAAGCTATGGCCCCCTGCGCGATCTGGAAGCGCTGGTAGATGAATATTACGAGGCCGCGGGGGTAGATCCGCGCCGCATCACCCATCTGCGCCGGGAGATCCTGACCCTGACCGCCGCGACCGGCATCGACGCCGACGCCGGGTTCACCGGCGAGGAAGAAAGCGATCTTGCCCGACTGGATGCCTGGCTGTGCGATCTGAAAGAGGCGCAGATCCGCGACGGGCTGCATGTCTTTGGCCAGTCGCCCGAGGGACGGTTGTTCCGTGATCTGGTGCAGGCGCTGGTGCGGATCCCACGCGGCGATGGCACGGGGGGCGATGCCGCCCTGCCCAGGGCCCTGGCCGCCGATCTGCGGCTGGAATTCGACCCGCTGGATTGCGACCTGGCAGCGCCGTGGACCGGGCCACGCCCCGATCTTCTGGCCGGGCTGACGTCGGACAAGTGGCGCAGCGCCGGAGACACGGTGGAACGGCTGGAGCTTCTCTCCGCCCGGTTGCTGGCGCCGCTGATGCCCGCGACACCCCCTGTCACAGAGACTGAACCAGAGACGGATACAGGCGAACTCACCCCGCCCGGTCCCGCCTCCGCCGCCGTGCTGGACGCAGTGGCCCGCCACGTCGCGCCGACCCTTGCGGCCTGCGGCCCGGCCGAAGGCGCGGGGCTGCTGACCGCGCTGTCGGGGCGTCACCTGGCGCCTGCGCCCTCCGGCGCGCCGACACGCGGACGGCTGGACGTGCTGCCGACGGGGCGCAACTTCTTCTCCGTCGACAGCCGTGCGGTGCCCACGCCGACCGCCTGGGCCCTGGGCTGGAAATCGGCCAACATGCTGATCGAACGGCACTTGCAGGATCACGGCGACTGGCCCCGCACCATGCTGCTGACCGCCTGGGGTACGGCCAACATGCGCACCGGCGGCGATGACATCGCGCAAGCCATGGCGCTGATGGGGGTCAAACCGCAATGGGATTCCGCCAACCGCCGCGTGACCGGGTTCGAGATCCTGCCCCAGATCGTACTGGACCGGCCCCGCGTGGACGTGACGCTGCGCATCTCCGGCTTCTTTCGCGATGCCTTTCCGCAGCTGATTGCGCTGTTCGACAGCGCCGCCCGTGCCGTTCAACTTCTGGACGAACCGGAGGAGGTCAACCCCGCCGCCGCCCGCCACCGTGCAGGAGAGGGCCCCGCCCGCATCTACGGGGCCAAGCCCGGCGCCTATGGTGCGGGCCTTCAGGCGATGATCGACGAACGTCTGTGGCACGACCGCGCCGATCTGGCCGAGGCCTACCTGCATTGGGGCAGCTACAGCTACGGTGCGCAGGATGCAGGCACCGCCGACCGTGCCGGGCTGGAATCCCGGCTGTCCCAGGCGGATGCCATCGTGCAGAACCAGGACAATCGCGAACATGACCTCCTGGACAGCGACGATTACTACCAGTTCGAAGGCGGCGCCGCAGCCACCATCGCCACACTGACCGGCGCGGATGTCCCGATCTATCACAACGACCATTCCCGCCCCGAACGCCCACGCATTCAGACCCTGGACCAGGAGATTTCCCGCGTGATGCGGTCCCGCGTGGTCAATCCGAAGTGGATCGCCGGGATGATGCGCCACGGCTACAAGGGCGCGTTCGAAATGGCCGCCACGGTCGATTATCTCTTTGCCTTCGCCGCCACCACGCGGGCGGTGAAATCGCATCACTTCGATCTGGTGACCGAGGCCTTCCTGGAGGATGCGCAAACCCGCGACTTCATCGCCACGCATAATCCCGCCGCCCTGCGGGAGATCGCCGACCGCCTACAGGAGGCGATCGACCGCGACATGTGGACCCCGCGCCGCAATTCCGTGCCCGCCCTGCTGGACAGCCTGCGCGGCGCACCCCAGATCAGCCCCGAAGGAGGATCCCGATGA
- the cobO gene encoding cob(I)yrinic acid a,c-diamide adenosyltransferase, with protein sequence MTDTDDSARHAAKMAKKKAARDKIMATKTDEKGLIVVHTGKGKGKSTAAFGMIFRCIAHDMQCAVVQFIKGGMSTGERDLILSHFSDRCAFHTMGEGFTWETQDRSRDTEMAQAAWEKAKELIRDPANRMVLLDEINIALRYDYIDVAEVVAFLQTEKPEMTHVVLTGRNAKEPLIEAADLVTEMELIKHPFRSGIKAQIGVEF encoded by the coding sequence ATGACCGATACCGACGACAGTGCCCGCCACGCCGCCAAGATGGCCAAGAAGAAGGCCGCCCGCGACAAAATCATGGCCACCAAGACCGATGAAAAGGGCCTGATCGTGGTGCATACCGGCAAAGGCAAGGGCAAGAGCACCGCCGCCTTCGGCATGATCTTCCGTTGCATCGCCCATGACATGCAATGTGCCGTGGTGCAGTTCATCAAGGGGGGCATGTCCACTGGCGAACGCGATCTGATCCTGTCCCATTTCTCGGACCGCTGCGCCTTTCACACCATGGGCGAGGGCTTCACCTGGGAGACGCAGGACCGCTCTCGCGATACGGAGATGGCGCAGGCCGCATGGGAGAAGGCGAAAGAACTGATCCGCGACCCCGCCAACCGGATGGTCCTTCTGGACGAAATCAACATCGCCCTGCGCTACGATTACATCGACGTGGCCGAGGTGGTCGCGTTCCTGCAAACCGAAAAGCCGGAGATGACCCATGTCGTGCTCACCGGCCGCAACGCCAAGGAACCGCTGATCGAAGCCGCCGATCTGGTCACTGAGATGGAGCTGATCAAGCATCCGTTCCGGTCGGGGATCAAGGCGCAGATCGGGGTGGAGTTCTGA
- a CDS encoding FadR/GntR family transcriptional regulator: protein MPFRPIEAEKRSDAAARQIELLILRGILRPGERLPAEREMAETMQISRPSVREAVAQLQDAGLLAARPGAGIFVAEVMGHGFSPALRHLFRRHPEAVFDYLDFRRDLEGQAAERAAAEGSETDLKVIATLLARMEEAHASARPEDEARLDAEFHMAIVEAGHNVILLHMMRSMFDLLREGVFYNRAVIFAREATRDSLLAQHRSINAAIQRRDAAAARQAAVAHLEYVRAALEADFAARSHEDIARLRLEQETQRSQPRG from the coding sequence ATGCCCTTTCGCCCGATAGAGGCCGAGAAACGTTCAGACGCTGCCGCCCGGCAGATCGAACTGCTGATCCTGCGCGGCATCCTGCGTCCCGGTGAGCGGCTGCCGGCGGAACGGGAAATGGCGGAGACGATGCAGATTTCCCGCCCCTCGGTGCGGGAGGCCGTGGCGCAATTGCAGGACGCGGGGTTGCTGGCCGCGCGTCCCGGTGCCGGGATCTTCGTGGCAGAGGTGATGGGCCATGGTTTTTCCCCTGCCCTGCGCCACCTTTTCCGGCGCCACCCCGAAGCGGTGTTCGACTACCTCGATTTTCGCCGCGACCTGGAGGGGCAGGCGGCGGAGCGTGCGGCGGCCGAAGGGTCGGAGACCGATCTGAAGGTCATCGCCACCCTGCTCGCCCGCATGGAAGAGGCCCATGCCAGCGCCCGCCCGGAGGACGAGGCCCGTCTGGATGCCGAATTCCACATGGCCATCGTGGAGGCCGGGCACAATGTCATCCTGTTGCACATGATGCGATCGATGTTCGATCTGCTGCGTGAAGGCGTGTTCTACAACCGCGCCGTGATCTTTGCGCGGGAGGCGACGCGTGACAGCCTGCTGGCCCAGCATCGCAGCATCAACGCCGCGATCCAACGCCGTGACGCCGCCGCCGCCCGCCAGGCCGCCGTGGCGCATCTGGAATATGTCCGCGCCGCGCTGGAGGCCGATTTCGCCGCCCGCAGCCACGAGGACATCGCCCGCCTGCGGCTGGAGCAGGAGACGCAGCGCAGCCAGCCGCGCGGCTGA
- the betA gene encoding choline dehydrogenase encodes MQAEYVIVGAGSAGCAMAYRLAEAGKRVLIIEHGGTDAGPFIQMPGALSYPMNMSRYDWGYMSEPEPHLGGRRLATPRGKVIGGSSSINGMIYVRGHARDFDHWRDQGADGWGYADVLPYFRRLENWHSGGHGGDPAWRGKDGPLHITRGARDNVLTHAFVEAGQQAGYPVTGDYNGHQQEGFGPFDMTVWKGRRWSAASAYLKPALKRENCTLVRAFARRVVITEGRATGVEITRNGKVEVIHAEAEVILAASSLNSPKLLMLSGVGPAAHLAEHGIDVVADRAGVGQNLQDHLELYIQAAASKPVSLYKYWNLAGKAYVGARWLLNRSGPGASNQFESAAFIRSAAGVDYPDIQYHFLPIAIRYDGQASAEGHGFQAHVGPMRSPSRGAVSLRSADPQDAPRILFNYMSTDQDWQDFRRCIRLTREIFEQPAFAPYFKFEIQPGADLQSDEELDGFIREHVESAYHPCGTARMGRADDPMAVVDPQARVIGVDGLRLADSSVFPRITNGNLNGPSIMVGEKAADHILGRTPLPPENAEPWVNPDWQTQQR; translated from the coding sequence ATGCAGGCCGAATACGTCATCGTCGGTGCGGGCAGCGCCGGCTGCGCCATGGCCTATCGCCTGGCGGAGGCGGGCAAACGCGTGCTGATCATCGAACACGGCGGCACCGATGCCGGCCCGTTCATCCAGATGCCTGGCGCCTTGTCCTACCCGATGAACATGTCCCGTTATGACTGGGGCTACATGTCCGAGCCGGAACCGCATCTGGGCGGCCGCCGGCTGGCCACCCCGCGCGGCAAGGTGATCGGCGGCTCGTCCTCGATCAACGGGATGATCTATGTGCGCGGCCATGCGCGCGATTTCGACCATTGGCGTGACCAGGGCGCGGATGGTTGGGGTTATGCCGATGTGCTGCCCTATTTCCGGCGGCTGGAGAACTGGCATTCCGGTGGCCATGGCGGCGATCCGGCATGGCGCGGCAAGGACGGGCCGCTGCACATCACCCGCGGGGCGCGCGACAACGTGCTGACCCATGCCTTTGTCGAGGCGGGGCAGCAGGCGGGCTACCCGGTGACCGGTGATTACAACGGCCACCAGCAGGAGGGGTTCGGCCCCTTCGACATGACCGTCTGGAAGGGGCGGCGCTGGTCGGCGGCCAGTGCCTATCTCAAACCGGCGCTGAAGCGGGAGAATTGCACCCTGGTCCGCGCCTTCGCCCGCCGCGTGGTGATCACGGAGGGCCGGGCCACCGGCGTGGAGATCACGCGCAATGGCAAGGTGGAGGTCATCCACGCGGAGGCGGAGGTGATCCTGGCGGCCTCTTCGCTCAATTCGCCGAAGCTGTTGATGCTGTCAGGGGTAGGTCCGGCGGCGCATCTGGCTGAACACGGCATCGATGTAGTGGCGGACCGGGCGGGCGTGGGGCAGAACCTCCAGGACCACCTGGAACTTTACATACAGGCCGCCGCCTCGAAGCCGGTCAGCCTGTACAAATACTGGAACCTGGCTGGCAAGGCCTATGTCGGCGCGCGCTGGCTGCTGAATCGCAGCGGGCCGGGCGCGTCGAACCAATTCGAAAGTGCTGCGTTCATCCGGTCGGCAGCGGGGGTGGACTACCCTGACATCCAGTATCATTTCCTGCCCATTGCCATCCGCTACGACGGCCAGGCCTCGGCCGAGGGGCACGGGTTCCAGGCCCATGTGGGACCGATGCGCTCACCATCGCGCGGAGCGGTCAGCCTGCGCTCGGCCGATCCGCAGGACGCGCCGCGCATCCTGTTCAACTACATGTCGACGGATCAGGATTGGCAGGATTTCCGCCGCTGCATCCGCCTGACGCGGGAGATTTTCGAACAACCCGCCTTTGCCCCCTATTTCAAGTTCGAGATCCAGCCCGGCGCCGACCTGCAATCCGACGAGGAGCTGGACGGTTTTATCCGGGAACATGTCGAAAGCGCCTATCACCCCTGCGGCACCGCCCGGATGGGGCGCGCCGACGATCCGATGGCGGTTGTCGATCCCCAGGCCCGCGTGATCGGGGTGGACGGGCTGCGGCTGGCCGACAGTTCGGTCTTTCCCAGGATCACCAATGGCAACCTGAACGGCCCGTCGATCATGGTGGGGGAGAAGGCCGCCGATCACATCCTGGGCCGCACACCCCTGCCGCCGGAGAATGCAGAGCCCTGGGTGAACCCCGATTGGCAGACGCAGCAGCGATAG
- the betB gene encoding betaine-aldehyde dehydrogenase, giving the protein MSDTVRPVASHYINGHYVEDRAGTPIPVIYPASGAEIARVHAATPEIVEQALAAAQAAQAEWAALSGRERGRILTDAARIIRSRNNELSVLETWDTGKPLQETLVADATSGADALEYFGGLAASLTGEHIQLGADWVYTIREALGVCVGIGAWNYPTQIACWKAAPALACGNTMVFKPSEQTPLCALKIADILTEAGAPPGVFNVVQGMGEVGGALVADPRVAKVSLTGSVPTGRRVYAAAAAQMKHVTMELGGKSPLVIFDDADLDNAVGGAINGNFYSSGQICSNGTRVFVQRGIKEAFLARLAERLKDAVIGDPLDEATSFGPMVSERQMNIVLSYIEKGQAEGARLVSGGQRIDLPGWYLEPTVFADVTDEMTIAREEIFGPVMSVLDFDDEDEVIARANATEFGLSAGVFTRDLARGHRVIGKLQAGSCFINSYNDAPVEAPFGGVKASGVGRENAKAAIEHYSQQKSVYVRMGDVEAPF; this is encoded by the coding sequence ATGTCCGACACCGTTCGCCCCGTCGCCAGTCACTACATCAACGGCCATTATGTCGAAGACCGCGCCGGGACGCCGATCCCGGTGATCTACCCCGCATCCGGGGCCGAGATCGCCCGCGTTCATGCCGCCACGCCCGAGATCGTGGAACAGGCGCTGGCCGCCGCCCAGGCCGCGCAGGCCGAATGGGCCGCCCTGTCCGGGCGGGAACGGGGGCGCATCCTGACCGATGCCGCGCGCATCATCCGCAGTCGCAACAATGAATTGTCGGTTCTGGAAACCTGGGACACGGGCAAGCCGTTGCAGGAAACGTTGGTCGCCGACGCGACCTCGGGCGCCGATGCGCTGGAATATTTCGGCGGTCTCGCCGCCAGCCTTACGGGCGAACATATCCAGCTGGGCGCGGATTGGGTCTATACGATCCGCGAGGCCCTGGGGGTCTGCGTGGGTATCGGGGCCTGGAACTATCCGACCCAGATCGCCTGCTGGAAGGCCGCGCCGGCACTGGCCTGCGGCAATACCATGGTGTTCAAACCCTCGGAGCAGACGCCGCTTTGCGCGCTGAAGATTGCCGATATTCTGACAGAGGCGGGCGCCCCTCCGGGTGTTTTCAACGTCGTGCAGGGCATGGGCGAGGTCGGCGGCGCGCTGGTCGCCGATCCCCGCGTGGCCAAGGTTTCCCTGACCGGATCGGTGCCCACGGGGCGGCGCGTCTACGCGGCGGCGGCGGCCCAGATGAAACATGTCACGATGGAGCTGGGCGGGAAGTCCCCGCTGGTGATCTTTGACGATGCCGACCTGGACAATGCCGTCGGCGGGGCCATCAACGGCAATTTCTATTCCTCCGGCCAGATCTGTTCGAACGGCACCCGCGTCTTCGTGCAGCGCGGGATCAAGGAGGCGTTTCTGGCCCGGCTGGCCGAACGGTTGAAGGATGCGGTGATCGGCGATCCGTTGGACGAAGCCACCAGTTTCGGCCCCATGGTCAGCGAACGGCAGATGAACATCGTCCTGTCCTACATCGAAAAGGGCCAGGCCGAGGGCGCGCGCCTGGTCAGCGGCGGCCAACGGATCGACCTGCCGGGCTGGTACCTGGAGCCTACGGTCTTTGCCGATGTCACCGACGAGATGACCATCGCCCGCGAAGAGATCTTTGGCCCCGTCATGTCGGTGCTGGATTTCGACGACGAGGACGAGGTGATCGCCCGCGCCAATGCCACGGAATTCGGCCTGTCCGCCGGGGTCTTCACCCGCGATCTGGCACGCGGGCACCGGGTGATCGGAAAGTTGCAGGCGGGCAGCTGTTTCATCAATTCCTACAACGACGCCCCGGTGGAGGCCCCCTTTGGCGGGGTCAAGGCCTCTGGCGTGGGCCGGGAGAACGCGAAGGCCGCGATCGAGCATTACAGCCAGCAGAAATCCGTCTACGTCCGCATGGGCGATGTCGAGGCGCCATTCTGA
- the betC gene encoding choline-sulfatase, which produces MTAPNILILMVDQLNGTLFPDGPAEWLHTPNLKSLAAKSVRFRNCYTASPLCAPGRASFMSGQLPSITGVYDNAAEFPADLPTYAHHLRRAGYQTCLSGKMHFVGPDQMHGFEQRLTTDIYPADFGWTPDYRKPGERIDWWYHNMGSVTGAGVAETSNQMEYDDEVAFKATQKLYDLARGHDARPWCLTVSFTHPHDPYVARRKYWDLYEDCAHLEPEVGAIPYDRQDNHSKRIFDANDWRSFDITTRDIRRSRQAYFANISYLDDKVGEILDVLERTRQEAVILFVSDHGDMLGERGLWFKMSFFEGSARVPMMISAPGMTPGLVEDPVSNIDVCPTLCDLAGISMAEVAPWTAGETLVPLTQGQSRQTPVRMEYAAEASYAPMVALRQGIWKYTRCTLDPDQLFDLAADPQELTNLAIDPAHADTLARFRAEADARWNLERFDEEVRRSQARRWIVYESLRNGAYYPWDYQPLQQASERFMRNHMDLNVVEENQRFPRGE; this is translated from the coding sequence GTGACTGCCCCGAACATCCTGATCCTGATGGTTGACCAGTTGAACGGGACGCTGTTTCCCGACGGTCCGGCGGAGTGGCTGCACACGCCCAACCTGAAGAGCCTGGCCGCGAAATCGGTGCGGTTCCGCAATTGTTACACCGCCAGCCCGTTGTGCGCGCCGGGGCGGGCCAGCTTCATGTCCGGGCAATTGCCCTCGATCACGGGGGTCTATGACAACGCGGCCGAATTTCCCGCCGATCTGCCCACCTATGCCCATCACCTGCGCCGTGCCGGCTACCAGACCTGCCTGTCGGGCAAGATGCATTTCGTCGGCCCCGACCAGATGCACGGGTTCGAACAGCGGCTGACCACCGATATCTATCCCGCCGATTTCGGCTGGACCCCGGATTACCGCAAGCCGGGCGAGCGGATCGACTGGTGGTATCACAACATGGGTTCCGTCACCGGGGCGGGGGTGGCCGAGACCTCGAACCAGATGGAATACGACGACGAGGTCGCCTTCAAGGCTACGCAGAAGCTCTATGACCTGGCGCGCGGTCATGACGCGCGGCCCTGGTGTCTGACGGTGTCCTTCACGCATCCGCACGACCCCTATGTCGCGCGGCGCAAATACTGGGATCTCTACGAGGATTGCGCCCATCTGGAGCCCGAGGTGGGTGCCATCCCCTATGACCGGCAGGACAACCATTCCAAGCGGATCTTCGACGCGAACGACTGGCGGTCCTTTGACATCACGACGCGGGACATCCGCCGGTCCCGTCAGGCGTATTTCGCCAATATCTCCTATCTTGACGACAAGGTAGGGGAGATTCTGGATGTGCTGGAACGGACCCGGCAGGAAGCGGTGATCCTCTTTGTCTCCGATCATGGTGACATGCTGGGAGAGCGCGGCCTGTGGTTCAAGATGAGCTTCTTTGAAGGCTCCGCCCGGGTTCCGATGATGATCAGTGCGCCGGGGATGACCCCCGGGCTGGTGGAGGATCCGGTGTCCAACATCGACGTCTGCCCCACGCTCTGCGACCTGGCCGGTATCAGCATGGCGGAGGTCGCCCCCTGGACGGCGGGCGAAACGCTGGTGCCGCTCACGCAGGGGCAATCCCGGCAGACGCCGGTTCGGATGGAATACGCCGCCGAGGCATCCTATGCCCCTATGGTCGCGCTGCGGCAGGGGATATGGAAATACACCCGCTGCACGCTGGATCCCGATCAGCTGTTCGACCTGGCGGCCGACCCGCAGGAGCTGACGAACCTGGCCATTGATCCCGCCCATGCCGACACCCTGGCCCGGTTCCGGGCCGAGGCCGACGCCCGCTGGAACCTTGAGCGGTTCGACGAAGAGGTCCGGCGCAGCCAGGCGCGCCGCTGGATCGTCTACGAATCGCTGCGCAACGGGGCCTACTACCCGTGGGATTACCAGCCCCTGCAACAGGCCAGCGAACGGTTCATGCGCAACCACATGGACCTGAACGTGGTGGAGGAAAACCAGCGTTTTCCGCGCGGCGAATGA
- the betI gene encoding transcriptional regulator BetI — MTALPARKLQLVEAAIHEIGTTGSLNVTVGQIARRAGVSPALAFHYFGDKDRLFLAAMRHILSIYGEEVRAALKVSATPRTRIEAVIRASFSPANFRCEVIAAWLNFYVLAQQSTEARRLLSVYHRRLQSNLTHDLRPLIGERAPNCAQRLGGLIDGIYLRFAVNPGDTTGHSATAHVLRALELELEITA; from the coding sequence ATGACTGCGCTTCCAGCCCGAAAACTCCAGCTTGTGGAGGCCGCGATCCACGAGATCGGCACCACCGGGTCACTGAATGTCACGGTGGGGCAGATAGCGCGCCGCGCCGGAGTATCACCTGCCCTGGCGTTTCATTATTTCGGCGACAAGGACCGGCTGTTCCTGGCGGCGATGCGGCACATCCTGTCGATCTACGGCGAGGAGGTCCGCGCGGCGCTGAAGGTCAGTGCCACCCCCCGCACCCGGATCGAGGCGGTGATCCGTGCCAGCTTCAGCCCGGCCAATTTCCGCTGCGAAGTGATTGCCGCGTGGCTGAACTTCTACGTGCTGGCCCAGCAATCGACGGAGGCCCGGCGCCTGTTGTCGGTCTACCATCGCCGGCTGCAATCGAACCTGACCCATGACCTGCGCCCGTTGATCGGCGAGCGGGCGCCGAACTGCGCCCAACGGCTGGGCGGACTGATCGACGGGATCTACCTGCGGTTCGCGGTAAACCCCGGCGACACCACGGGTCATAGCGCCACGGCCCATGTGTTGCGGGCGCTGGAACTTGAATTGGAGATCACCGCGTGA